CTACTGAGAGAGCTGTCTGTTTTTATGCTTAATAGTCAAAAAACATATGACAAAGGTATTGATTTATTGGAACCACTCACTCGAAAAGGTGAATTTAAAAAAATCATTGAGGAGTTTGCGACACTGAAGCGTATTGAACTTAAGACACCACTGAATGATGAGATGTCTGCAGACCTTCATGCACAAACTTTTCAGGGAGGATCTAGAGCTGTGATTGAGGAGCTATCTAAATCAGTTCCTGAGTTTTATTACAACTTAATGGAATATCTAGAAATGGAAAGTTATTCACCAATTGTCGGCTCTCTACTACCGAAGCAGATAAGCAATGCAGGTGCATTATCTGTACTTAGTAAAAAAGGTGAATTTAAAAAAATTATTGACGAATTTGCTGCAAGCAAAGGTATCTCACTTGATGTGCCAGTAACAGATGAGATGTCTTTGAATGCCTATACACTTGAGGCTGACGAGGAAGTAATAGCTATATTGAAAAACCTATCTGATAAGTTAGGTTTACCGACTCCTGAAGAAGTAAATAAAGAATTGGCTAATTTTATCGTTAGCTCTGGAAGATGGGATGCTAAGCTCGGTATATTAGATGTATTGGGGCAACCAGGTACCTTTAAAAAAATCATTGATGCATTTGTTGCAAGTAAAGGTATTTCACTTCGTACAGAAGTGACAGAAGATATGGCATTGGGTTTAGAATATGGTCGTGTTTCGGATGAAACGATGGCGGTTTTGGATGAACTGTTTGATAGTATGCCTAATCCATTAGGAGAACTTGCTAATTTCATCTTCAACACAAAAATGATGGGTGAAGAAGCGGTGGCTGTGGGTTATCGTGCTAAAGCTCTTGAAGATAAAACCCTTTCACTAGGTTTTGATGCTGTGGCTAACCACGCTAAATCGGTGGCACTGGGTAGTGAAGCCGAAACAAAAGCATTTGCAGACGTGAATGAGGTTACCGTAGAGGGCATCAAATATGGCACTTTTGCCGGCGAACCTGATGGCGTGCTTTCTATTGGTAAAAAAGGAAAAGAAAAACAAATTGTGAATGTGGCAGCGGGGGCTATTTCAGCTGAGTCAACCGATGCAATCAATGGTTCACAACTGTTTGCTACCCAAAAAGTGATCGGAAACGTGGCAAATTCTGTCAAAACTATTTTTGGTGGAAATACTCAGTTAGGTGAAGGCGGCATACTGACTTTCAACAATATTGGTGATACAGGACAAACCACCATTCACGATGCGATCAAGTTTAATAAAGATTCTATTTTAGCCCTCTCTTCTGTACCATTCTTTAGTGGCGGTCATTCTTCAAGTGATACTTATACTCAAGGTCAAAAAGTGAGTGATTTCGACTTGAAAAAACTAGCCTTTGATTTTGGTGACGGCTTAAAAGTTGAGAAAAAAATTAAAGATGATCAAGAAATTGCTTTAATTACGCTTGATAAAGAGGCACTAAAAAATGATCCGAATTTTAAAGGTGACAAGGGTGATCCAGGTCAAGCTGGACGTGACGGACGCGATGGCGTTGCTGGACAAAACGGTGCTGACGGACAAAATGGTCAATCCGCTTACGACATTTGGAAAGAGGAAACTGGCAATGATAGTAAATCAAAAGCAGAATTCCTCGCTTCATTGAAAGGTGAAAAAGGCGATCCAGGTCAAAACGGACGTGACGGAGCAGCTGGAAGAGATGGTCAAGCTGGTACAGCAGGAAGAGACGGTACTAACGGACAAAACGGCAAATCCGCCTATGATATCTGGAGAGAGAAAAACGGCAATGGCAGTAAGTCAGAAGACGATTTCCTCGCTTCATTGAAAGGTGACAAAGGTGATACTGGCGAAACTGGTCAAGCTGGTCGTGACGGACGTGACGGTGCTGCTGGACAAAATGGCCAATCTGCCTACGAAATTTGGAGAGGCAAAAATGGCAATAATGATAAATCGGAAGATGAGTTTCTAGCCTCATTAAAAGGTGAAAAAGGCGATCCAGGTCAAAACGGACGTGACGGTGCACCAGGAAGAGATGGTCAAGATGGTACAGCAGGAAGAGACGGTACTAACGGACGAGACGGTAAATCCGCCTACGACATCTGGAAAGAGGAAGCAGGTAATGGAGATAAATCCAAAGAGCAATTCCTTGCTTCATTGAAAGGTGAAAAAGGCGATACTGGTGAAACTGGCCAAGCTGGTACAAATGGTCGTGACGGACGTGATGGACGCGATGGAAAATCCGCTTATGAAATTTGGAGAGATAAACAAGGTAATGAGCGTAAGTCCAAAGACGACTTCCTAGCCTCACTAAAAGGTGACAAGGGTGATACTGGTGAAGCTGGTCAAGCAGGTCGTGATGGACAAGACGGTGCTGCTGGACAAGACGGTGCTGCTGGACAAGATGGTAAATCCGCCTATGACATCTGGAAAGAGGAAACTGGTAATACTGATAAGTCAAAAGAGCAATTCCTTGCTTCATTGAAAGGTGAAAAAGGAGATACTGGCGAAAGAGGACCTGCGGGACGTGACGGACGCGATGGTCAAGATGGTGTTGCTGGAAATGGACAAAATGGTCAAAACGGTAAATCCGCCTATGATATCTGGTTGAAAAAAGATGGCAATAAGGGTAAATCGGAAGACGACTTCTTAGCCTCATTAAAAGGTGACAAGGGTGATACTGGTGAAACAGGTCAAGCTGGTGCAAATGGTCGTGATGGACGTGATGGAAAATCCGCTTATGAAATTTGGAGAGATAAAAAAGGTAATGAGCGTAAATCCAAAGACGACTTCTTTGCTTCATTAAAAGGTGAAAAAGGCGATACTGGAGCAGCTGGTCAGGATGGACGTGACGGTCAAAACGGTACAGCTGGAACTAATGGACAAGACGGTAAATCTGCTTATGACATTTGGAAAGCTAAAAATGGCAACACCAATAAATCAGAAGAAGAATTCCTTGCTTCATTAAAAGGTGAAAAAGGTGATACCGGAGCAGCTGGTCAAGACGGACGTGATGGTCAAAATGGTACAGCAGGAACTAACGGTAAATCTGCTTACGAAATTTGGAAAGCTAAAAATGGCAACACCAATAAATCAGAAGAAGATTTCCTTGCTTCATTAAAAGGTGAAAAAGGCGATACCGGAGCAGCTGGTCAAGATGGCTCAAACGGCGTTAACGGACAGAACGGTAAGTCAGCCTATGAAATTTGGAAAGGAAAAGCAGGCAACGCTGGTAAATCAGAAGAGCAATTCTTAGCTGAATTAAAAGGTCAAGATGGACGTGATGGAGCAAATGGCGTTAACGGAGAAAACGGTAAGTCAGCCTATGAAATTTGGAAAGGAAAAGCAGGCAATGCTGGTAAGTCAGAAGAGCAATTCTTAGCTGAATTGAAAGGTCAAGATGGACGTGATGGATCAAATGGCGTTAACGGAGAAAACGGTAAGTCAGCCTATGAAATTTGGAAAGGAAAAGCAGGTAACGCTGGTAAATCAGAAGAGCAATTCCTTGCTGAATTGAAAGGTCAAGATGGACGTGATGGTGCAAACGGCGTTAACGGACAGAACGGTAAGTCAGCCTATGAAATTTGGAAAGGAAAAGCAGGTAACGCTGGTAAATCAGAAGAGCAATTCCTCGCTGAATTGAAAGGTCAAGATGGACGTGATGGCTCAAACGGCATTAACGGACAGAACGGTAAGTCAGCCTATGAAATTTGGAAAGAGAAAGCCGGTAATTCTGGTAAATCAAAAGAGCAATTCCTCGCTGAGTTGAAAGGTCAAGATGGATCAAATGGCGTTAACGGAGAAAACGGTAAGTCAGCCTACGAAATTTGGAAAGGAAAAGCAGGCAACGCTGGTAAATCAGAAGAGCAATTCCTAGCTGAATTAAAAGGTAAAGACGGTAAGGATGGCGTTAATGGAAAAGATGGTAAATCTGCTTATGAGATTTGGAAAGGCAAAGCCGGTAATGCGAATAAGTCAGAAGATGAATTCCTAACCGAACTGAAAGGACACAATTCGGCATTAGTTACATCTGCGTCATCAAGAGTTGAGTTTGATAAGATCTCTATTGGTCGTATTGGTAACAAAGGCAATGGTGCTATTACTCTTTCTAAAAATAGTATAACTGTTAAAGAAGGGGTTAAGATGAATATCAATATGGGGGGCAATAGAATCCAAGGCGTGGCGAGAGGTCAAGCACCTGGCGATGCAGTGAATGTTTCTCAACTTAATGAAGTTAAGGAGTCAATCACAAATATCGAAAATAAAGTCGGTAGTATTGAAAAATATACGAAGGCTGGTATCTCATCTGCAATGGCAACAGCGGGATTACCTCAGGCTTACCTAGCGGGTCATAGTATGGTGTCAGCTGCTGGATCTACTTATAAAGGTGAAACCGGTCTTGCAATTGGTCTTTCAACTATTTCAGATAGTGGTAAATGGATCATTAAAGGATCGATCAACTCAAGCTCTAGCGGAGATGTTGGTGCAACATTCGGTGCTGGATACCAATGGTAAATAAAAAAGTAAGATAGTCTCTTATTTTATGAGCTAATCCCCTCTGGTTTCGGAGGGGATTATTTTTTAGTTCGATTTTAACGGTATATTTTCAAGCAATTTAACTAATAATTCCCAATAAATTTTGACTGATGGAATATGCACTTTTTCATCAGGCGAGTGAGGGTAGCGAATGGTTGGGCCGATGGAAACCATATCAATATGCGGATAATTTTGTTTTAAAAAGCCACATTCAAAGCCTGCGTGAACCACTTTTATTTTTGTCTCATCACCGAGTAATTTATCATAAACGTGCTTGGTTATTTTAGTGATATTGGAATTAAGATCGGGTGTCCAACCTGCATAATGTCCAAAATAATCCAGTTCTGCCCCGACTAATTCTGCTAAGGATTGTAGCTTGTCTTGAATTTCCAATCGACCACTGTCAAACAAAGTACGAATCAGAATAATCGCACAAACTTGATTATTTTCAGTTTTTAACACGCCAGTACTTAATGAACTTTCTGTTACACCGTCAAAATGATCACTTTTACGTATTAAGCCATTGGGTAACAGTGTTAATGCGTGGATTACATTGTGCGTTGAATTAGATGTAAATATTTGCTTACTTTGTGTTTTAGACGATATTTCTTCAATGAGAAAATGTAACTTAGGCTCAGCAATCGCAAGCTCTTTTTGTAACATAGCTTCAAAATTTTTGATATAAGCGGTCATTTTTTTTCGATCTTTTGCAAAAAATGCTAAAAAAATCACCGCTTCACGAGGTATCGCATTATGAGCATTTCCTCCTTGAATATCAATAAGTTGAAAATCAAAATGCTGTTTTAATGCCATTAAAAAACGAGCCATTAGTTTAATCGCACTGGCTTTTGTGGTGTGGATATCAAAGCCTGAATGCCCACCGCTTAGCCCTTTGAGAGAAAGCTGAATCCCATCATCAAATCGATTGGTTTCGTATTGAAGAGGAATATTAAAACTCACGTTTGTGCCTGCCGCACAGCCGATATAAATTTCGCCAATATCTTCGGTGTCAGTATTGATTAAAATATCCCCCTGTAACCAATCCTTACGCAATAGCATTGCCCCTCGCATTGAGGTTTCTTCTTCTACGGTCAGCAAAATTTCCAAGTTGGGGTGAGCAATATCGGTGCTTTCTAACAACGCTAAACAGGATGCCATACCAATGCCATTATCAGCTCCTAAGGTTGTATTTTGGGCGGTTACCCAGTCGCCATCAAGATAGGGCTGAATAGGGTCTTTGTGAAAATCGTGATTTGTGCCGTCATTGGATTGATGCACCATATCAATATGAGCTTGAATAATCACCGTTTGGCGATTTTCCATTCCTTGCGTTGCAGGTTTACGGATCAGCACATTTCCGACTTCATCACGCTCCACAAAAAGCGAACGAGATTTTGCCCAATCAACAATAAAACAAGCAAGTTGTTCTTCATAATAGGAGGGGTGGGGAATCGCACAAATGCGGTCAAACCATTGCCAGAGCAAGGTTGGCTGAAGCTTGGCTATGTCTGTCTGTTTGATGTTGTGATGCATAATATTTCTCATTATTAGAAGCGTTGGATAACAAGGATTATAGTCAATATTTTATAAAATAGAACCGTTTTATCATTGTGGTAAAACAATATAATTTGTTCCGAAGCGGTCATTTTTTTATGAAAATTTGCAAATTCTCGCACTAATATATGATTTTAATTTTGTCATAATATTTGGTCTATATGAAAAGCCGTTGCCCTGAATTGATGGAGTGGAGAGCGAATTATTCGCTAAGAGGGTATGTATGCAAAATTACGGCAATTTACGAGGATAGCTCGTCGGACTTGTTTTTTATGGTGAGTGAAAAAGAATATAATTCCTATCCTAAGCGGTCATTTTTTTGTGAAAATTTGCAAAATATGACGCTTATTTTTATGTTTGGATTTCATTCATTTGTATAAGGAGTATACCTTGAAAAGAAAACATTCTGCTTTGTTAAAAGCAACATTTGTCACTACTTTATTTGCCTCTCTTTCAACTTCAGTTATTGCTAAAAATCCACTATTAAAT
This DNA window, taken from Phocoenobacter uteri, encodes the following:
- a CDS encoding YadA-like family protein; amino-acid sequence: MHRAIAGLGGYVDPRYHADQIFHSIKKGGTAYTPGSIALGLETVAGKITSPKTEFGILGGLSQRGVFKEIIEDFAASKGIILEHRVTESMAIDVHERKSEDGAEEVFWELEQKLDKPLLRELSVFMLNSQKTYDKGIDLLEPLTRKGEFKKIIEEFATLKRIELKTPLNDEMSADLHAQTFQGGSRAVIEELSKSVPEFYYNLMEYLEMESYSPIVGSLLPKQISNAGALSVLSKKGEFKKIIDEFAASKGISLDVPVTDEMSLNAYTLEADEEVIAILKNLSDKLGLPTPEEVNKELANFIVSSGRWDAKLGILDVLGQPGTFKKIIDAFVASKGISLRTEVTEDMALGLEYGRVSDETMAVLDELFDSMPNPLGELANFIFNTKMMGEEAVAVGYRAKALEDKTLSLGFDAVANHAKSVALGSEAETKAFADVNEVTVEGIKYGTFAGEPDGVLSIGKKGKEKQIVNVAAGAISAESTDAINGSQLFATQKVIGNVANSVKTIFGGNTQLGEGGILTFNNIGDTGQTTIHDAIKFNKDSILALSSVPFFSGGHSSSDTYTQGQKVSDFDLKKLAFDFGDGLKVEKKIKDDQEIALITLDKEALKNDPNFKGDKGDPGQAGRDGRDGVAGQNGADGQNGQSAYDIWKEETGNDSKSKAEFLASLKGEKGDPGQNGRDGAAGRDGQAGTAGRDGTNGQNGKSAYDIWREKNGNGSKSEDDFLASLKGDKGDTGETGQAGRDGRDGAAGQNGQSAYEIWRGKNGNNDKSEDEFLASLKGEKGDPGQNGRDGAPGRDGQDGTAGRDGTNGRDGKSAYDIWKEEAGNGDKSKEQFLASLKGEKGDTGETGQAGTNGRDGRDGRDGKSAYEIWRDKQGNERKSKDDFLASLKGDKGDTGEAGQAGRDGQDGAAGQDGAAGQDGKSAYDIWKEETGNTDKSKEQFLASLKGEKGDTGERGPAGRDGRDGQDGVAGNGQNGQNGKSAYDIWLKKDGNKGKSEDDFLASLKGDKGDTGETGQAGANGRDGRDGKSAYEIWRDKKGNERKSKDDFFASLKGEKGDTGAAGQDGRDGQNGTAGTNGQDGKSAYDIWKAKNGNTNKSEEEFLASLKGEKGDTGAAGQDGRDGQNGTAGTNGKSAYEIWKAKNGNTNKSEEDFLASLKGEKGDTGAAGQDGSNGVNGQNGKSAYEIWKGKAGNAGKSEEQFLAELKGQDGRDGANGVNGENGKSAYEIWKGKAGNAGKSEEQFLAELKGQDGRDGSNGVNGENGKSAYEIWKGKAGNAGKSEEQFLAELKGQDGRDGANGVNGQNGKSAYEIWKGKAGNAGKSEEQFLAELKGQDGRDGSNGINGQNGKSAYEIWKEKAGNSGKSKEQFLAELKGQDGSNGVNGENGKSAYEIWKGKAGNAGKSEEQFLAELKGKDGKDGVNGKDGKSAYEIWKGKAGNANKSEDEFLTELKGHNSALVTSASSRVEFDKISIGRIGNKGNGAITLSKNSITVKEGVKMNINMGGNRIQGVARGQAPGDAVNVSQLNEVKESITNIENKVGSIEKYTKAGISSAMATAGLPQAYLAGHSMVSAAGSTYKGETGLAIGLSTISDSGKWIIKGSINSSSSGDVGATFGAGYQW
- a CDS encoding aminoacyl-histidine dipeptidase — protein: MRNIMHHNIKQTDIAKLQPTLLWQWFDRICAIPHPSYYEEQLACFIVDWAKSRSLFVERDEVGNVLIRKPATQGMENRQTVIIQAHIDMVHQSNDGTNHDFHKDPIQPYLDGDWVTAQNTTLGADNGIGMASCLALLESTDIAHPNLEILLTVEEETSMRGAMLLRKDWLQGDILINTDTEDIGEIYIGCAAGTNVSFNIPLQYETNRFDDGIQLSLKGLSGGHSGFDIHTTKASAIKLMARFLMALKQHFDFQLIDIQGGNAHNAIPREAVIFLAFFAKDRKKMTAYIKNFEAMLQKELAIAEPKLHFLIEEISSKTQSKQIFTSNSTHNVIHALTLLPNGLIRKSDHFDGVTESSLSTGVLKTENNQVCAIILIRTLFDSGRLEIQDKLQSLAELVGAELDYFGHYAGWTPDLNSNITKITKHVYDKLLGDETKIKVVHAGFECGFLKQNYPHIDMVSIGPTIRYPHSPDEKVHIPSVKIYWELLVKLLENIPLKSN